From Apium graveolens cultivar Ventura chromosome 9, ASM990537v1, whole genome shotgun sequence, the proteins below share one genomic window:
- the LOC141685289 gene encoding protein FAR1-RELATED SEQUENCE 5-like, with amino-acid sequence MNLVQRERHVNTATRSLIKTLYGSGVRNCQVMNVIGNIHGGNDKVGFNVQHVRNVLRDERKKRFEISDAQTGLDLLHRLNEESGSKYFIRTEVDEENRLKCLVWIDPRYIMAYQNFGDIMAFDTTYRTNRYAMPFVPFTGVNHHYQSVIFGFALMRDEHASTFEWILRTWLEGVGNNPPLTIITDQDQAMTSVIAVVLPNTTHLLCSWHISQKFPEKLAHYYSAFPEFKTDFNNCIYKSLTECVFEARWASFVEKYHLQDHKWLNGLYELKHKWIPVYTRNKFSVFQNNTSRSEGMNSLFDKYVSPATGLKEFIENAQKALARQFMREKEEDYVTINLKRPIKLHTTLEYHASCIYTKKMFRRFQDELVESSKYFVEKDRRASEEGERMGDVYTYYSCYRPMSEPTRRNVYFVAFEKASSLGMCTCRMLEHSGLPCRHLLAVFTKKRVSEIPPYYINRRWTMHANRVDGVPYNA; translated from the coding sequence ATGAATTTGGTACAACGAGAAAGACATGTCAACACCGCGACCCGTAGTTTGATTAAAACACTTTATGGTTCGGGGGTTCGTAATTGTCAAGTGATGAATGTGATTGGTAACATTCATGGAGGTAATGACAAAGTTGGTTTCAATGTTCAACATGTTAGGAATGTGTTAAGAGATGAGAGGAAGAAAAGGTTTGAGATTAGTGACGCCCAAACGGGGTTGGACTTGTTGCATAGGTTGAATGAAGAAAGTggttctaaatattttattaggaCCGAAGTCGATGAAGAGAATCGCTTGAAGTGTCTAGTATGGATTGATCCGAGATATATAATGGCTTACCAAAATTTTGGCGATATTATGGCTTTTGATACCACTTATCGTACAAATAGGTATGCAATGCCATTTGTCCCATTTACCGGAGTCAATCATCATTATCAATCGGTAATTTTCGGGTTTGCATTGATGCGGGATGAACATGCGTCGACTTTTGAGTGGATTCTTCGTACTTGGCTTGAAGGTGTGGGGAATAATCCTCCATTGACTATAATCACGGATCAAGATCAAGCCATGACAAGCGTTATTGCGGTTGTACTCCCGAATACTACCCATTTATTGTGTTCTTGGCACATTAGTCAAAAATTCCCGGAGAAATTAGCTCATTATTATTCGGCTTTTCCGGAATTCAAGACGGACTTCAACAATTGCATTTATAAATCTCTCACCGAATGTGTTTTTGAAGCTAGATGGGCGTCGTTTGTGGAAAAGTATCACTTGCAAGATCATAAATGGTTAAATGGGTTATATGAGTTGAAGCACAAGTGGATTCCTGTATATACTAGAAACAAATTTTCGGTGTTTCAAAATAATACATCAAGGAGTGAGGGGATGAATTCTTTATTTGATAAGTATGTGAGTCCGGCAACGGGTTTGAAGGAATTCATTGAAAATGCCCAAAAAGCATTGGCAAGGCAATTCATGAGGGAGAAGGAAGAAGATTATGTCACCATTAATCTAAAGCGTCCCATAAAATTGCATACCACATTGGAGTATCATGCTTCTTGTATCTACACTAAGAAAATGTTTAGAAGATTTCAAGATGAATTGGTTGAGTCTTCAAAATACTTTGTTGAAAAAGACCGACGAGCTAGTGAAGAAGGGGAGAGAATGGGGGATGTTTATACGTACTATAGTTGTTATAGGCCCATGTCCGAGCCTACGAGAAGAAATGTTTATTTTGTGGCATTCGAGAAAGCAAGCTCTTTGGGAATGTGTACGTGTAGAATGCTTGAACATTCGGGGCTACCTTGTAGACACCTATTGGCGGTCTTCACTAAGAAACGAGTTTCGGAAATTCCCCCGTATTACATAAACCGGAGGTGGACAATGCAtgccaatagagttgatggtgtgCCTTACAATGCATGA